One stretch of Akkermansia sp. RCC_12PD DNA includes these proteins:
- a CDS encoding transposase — MSRTLRIEYPGAVYHVQSEGNRGDAIYLDDEDRKTFLRTFQEAARRCGWTVYAYALMANHYHLLFQTSRANLVDGMKWLQTAYTQRFNARHRMRGHLFAGRYHAMVVEADNAHYFSTIIDYIHLNPARSGLARHHTFLSGCKWTSLPAWLDAPAKRPKWIHPERGLVCFGCTDTEEGRQKYLNHLMGRFEAERMDERSLIPVGHVGPGTVQRGWCYGSSSFRAKLVSELPRLARRKPVTTGVRASEIGEYQAEIIVKNGLKAFGLSEEELLTTPYSHPSKLVIALAVRQSTMVPYAWISNRLHMGIPKSMGTLLHRARKMAETDLKTRAWIERLTT, encoded by the coding sequence ATGAGCCGTACGCTGAGAATAGAGTACCCCGGAGCGGTTTACCACGTACAGAGTGAAGGCAACCGCGGAGACGCCATCTATCTGGATGATGAAGACAGGAAGACGTTTCTGCGGACATTCCAAGAGGCCGCCAGAAGATGCGGCTGGACCGTCTATGCATACGCGCTGATGGCTAACCATTACCATCTTCTCTTCCAGACTTCCAGGGCCAATCTAGTGGACGGCATGAAATGGTTGCAAACCGCCTATACCCAGCGTTTCAATGCGCGCCACCGCATGCGCGGCCACCTCTTTGCGGGCCGCTACCACGCGATGGTGGTGGAGGCGGACAATGCCCACTACTTTTCCACCATCATCGACTACATCCACCTGAACCCCGCGCGTTCCGGGCTGGCGCGCCACCATACCTTTCTGTCCGGCTGCAAGTGGACCAGCCTTCCGGCGTGGCTGGATGCCCCTGCCAAACGCCCCAAATGGATTCATCCGGAGCGCGGTCTCGTATGCTTCGGCTGCACGGACACGGAAGAAGGCCGCCAAAAATATCTTAACCACCTGATGGGCCGTTTTGAAGCGGAACGCATGGACGAACGCTCCCTGATTCCGGTAGGGCACGTGGGTCCGGGAACCGTCCAGCGCGGCTGGTGCTACGGGTCCAGCTCCTTCCGTGCCAAACTGGTGAGCGAACTTCCCAGGCTGGCGCGCAGAAAACCCGTTACGACAGGTGTCCGGGCCTCAGAAATAGGGGAATATCAGGCGGAAATCATTGTCAAAAACGGGTTGAAGGCTTTCGGTCTGTCAGAAGAAGAACTGCTCACTACACCCTACAGCCACCCTTCCAAACTCGTCATTGCGCTGGCCGTGCGGCAAAGCACCATGGTTCCCTACGCATGGATCAGCAACCGCCTGCACATG
- a CDS encoding chloride channel protein, giving the protein MTNEEDQTAGKTHMSWSWLRMALNLREKIKLGDKQVIFIWAALVGALGALTALLFEMGVELVQDLLTGRHGYRQIQAFQEMASQDWAWCIFVPAAGGLLAGLTLLFTQRFVPAKATEYMEAVALGNGYVPPKPSLLRSLSAVFSIGSGASIGREGPLVQSAAVVGSALGRFFHLSAPRLRLVVACAAASGMSAAFHTPLAGGLFVSEIVLGALTIDFLAPLLVASCAGYFTMGLFHEPAPIYQLQQEVSLTGNQHVLWCVLLGCLASLLASLWLLVLKKSRQYLNGKRHWLPVRLMAAGMLVGVIAIFYPEIVGNGKNIITALIHYEFDTTKASILLALKICTVAIVFGVGTVGGALTPSLTIGSVFGFLFSAALTQMGVPGEHAIAYSLVGMAAFFTTAANAPITSLVLVVEFTMAGQMMFPLIIGVLVSYGTARLTKAQSMYHDSLAFGPRSTFDKPLAQVQLQDVARKDPPVVHPLDKFGTIAAMLIKNPAHPIFVTSPAGKYLGSVEAEDVAAFARNKELAQAVLAMDVLRNDMPTLPADMHLPEALGIFSRPHCGESLALVNPDNDHLLGVVNKTDLYLVLSEIMRREKLQ; this is encoded by the coding sequence ATGACGAACGAGGAAGACCAGACCGCAGGCAAGACGCATATGTCTTGGTCCTGGCTCCGTATGGCGCTGAACCTGCGGGAGAAAATCAAGCTGGGAGACAAGCAGGTCATCTTCATCTGGGCGGCCCTTGTCGGCGCCCTGGGCGCCCTGACCGCCCTTCTTTTCGAAATGGGTGTGGAACTGGTGCAGGACCTGCTGACGGGCCGCCACGGTTACAGGCAAATACAGGCTTTCCAGGAAATGGCTTCCCAGGACTGGGCCTGGTGTATTTTCGTTCCTGCGGCGGGTGGCCTGCTGGCCGGCCTGACCCTCCTGTTCACGCAGCGCTTTGTACCGGCCAAAGCCACGGAATACATGGAAGCCGTGGCCTTGGGCAATGGCTACGTGCCGCCCAAACCCAGCCTTCTGCGCTCTCTTTCCGCCGTCTTTTCCATCGGTTCCGGGGCCTCCATAGGCCGTGAAGGCCCGCTGGTGCAGTCCGCCGCCGTGGTGGGATCCGCCCTGGGCCGCTTCTTTCACCTTTCCGCACCGCGCCTGAGGCTGGTGGTGGCCTGCGCCGCCGCCTCCGGGATGTCCGCCGCCTTCCACACGCCGCTGGCCGGCGGCCTGTTCGTCAGCGAGATTGTTCTGGGAGCGCTGACCATTGACTTCCTGGCCCCCCTCCTGGTCGCCAGTTGTGCGGGTTACTTCACGATGGGGCTTTTCCATGAACCGGCCCCCATCTACCAGCTCCAGCAGGAAGTCTCCCTGACAGGCAACCAGCACGTGCTCTGGTGCGTCCTGCTGGGGTGCCTGGCCTCCCTGCTGGCCAGCCTCTGGCTGCTGGTCCTGAAGAAATCCCGCCAATACCTGAACGGCAAAAGGCACTGGCTGCCCGTGCGCCTGATGGCCGCCGGCATGCTGGTAGGCGTCATCGCCATCTTCTACCCGGAAATCGTAGGCAACGGGAAGAACATCATCACGGCTCTGATCCACTACGAGTTCGACACGACAAAGGCGTCCATCCTGCTGGCCCTGAAAATCTGCACCGTTGCCATCGTCTTCGGCGTCGGTACCGTGGGGGGGGCCCTGACGCCCAGCCTGACCATCGGCAGCGTCTTCGGCTTCCTGTTCAGCGCGGCGCTCACGCAAATGGGCGTGCCGGGGGAACACGCCATTGCCTATTCCCTGGTGGGCATGGCCGCCTTCTTCACCACGGCGGCCAACGCCCCTATCACGTCCCTGGTGCTGGTGGTGGAATTCACGATGGCCGGCCAGATGATGTTCCCCCTCATCATCGGCGTTCTGGTTTCCTACGGTACGGCGCGGCTGACCAAGGCCCAGTCCATGTACCATGACTCCCTGGCCTTCGGCCCCAGGAGCACCTTTGACAAGCCGCTCGCCCAAGTACAGCTTCAGGACGTGGCGCGCAAAGATCCGCCCGTGGTGCATCCGCTGGACAAATTCGGAACTATCGCCGCCATGCTCATCAAGAATCCCGCGCATCCCATCTTCGTCACCTCCCCCGCCGGAAAATACCTGGGCAGCGTGGAAGCGGAAGACGTGGCGGCCTTCGCCCGCAACAAGGAGCTGGCCCAGGCCGTTCTTGCGATGGACGTGCTGCGCAACGACATGCCCACCCTCCCCGCGGACATGCACCTGCCGGAAGCCCTGGGCATTTTCTCCCGCCCCCATTGCGGAGAATCCCTGGCCCTGGTGAATCCGGACAACGACCATCTTCTGGGCGTCGTCAACAAGACGGACCTTTACCTGGTGCTCTCCGAGATCATGCGGAGAGAGAAACTGCAATAA
- a CDS encoding PTS sugar transporter subunit IIA, translating into MKSQKPLADPVANNLQIHVRTLQPDTTQEQALETLVDSMAEVLDERQSRHIKNAVLLREETQTTYLDHGLAVPHGRTTALDSMYVSVGISPEGIRWPDGAQTAHLIVMLGVPTVMVTGYLTTMQKLLRWHKNAPLGPRGEWTGDEATLLSSLQQALQ; encoded by the coding sequence ATGAAAAGCCAAAAGCCTTTAGCAGACCCGGTGGCAAACAATCTTCAAATTCACGTACGCACACTCCAGCCCGACACAACACAGGAACAGGCTCTGGAAACCCTGGTGGATTCCATGGCGGAAGTCCTTGATGAAAGACAGTCCAGGCATATCAAGAATGCCGTGCTCCTGCGTGAAGAAACGCAAACCACCTATCTGGACCACGGGCTGGCGGTGCCGCACGGCCGCACTACGGCTCTGGATTCCATGTATGTCTCCGTAGGTATCAGCCCGGAAGGCATCCGCTGGCCGGACGGCGCCCAGACGGCCCACCTGATTGTCATGCTGGGCGTCCCTACTGTCATGGTCACCGGTTACCTGACCACCATGCAGAAGCTGCTGCGCTGGCATAAAAACGCCCCGCTGGGCCCCAGGGGGGAATGGACGGGAGATGAAGCCACCCTGCTGTCATCCCTTCAACAAGCCCTGCAATGA